In Brevundimonas subvibrioides, a genomic segment contains:
- a CDS encoding glutamate-5-semialdehyde dehydrogenase, whose amino-acid sequence MSDIDTDMLAMGRRARAAAAAVRTAPAEVRSRALSAAARSLRARADAILSANQRDIDRARTNGMGEAMLDRLALTPARIAAMADGVDAVAAFADPLGVVTERWTRPNGLAFQRVRTPLGVLAIIYESRPNVTADAAALSIRAGNVAILRCGSDCLESSRAIHRAMVEGLAEAGLPVDAVQLVDTPDRAAVGALLTGLEGHIDLLIPRGGKSLVARVQADARVPVLGHLEGLNHTYLHASADPAMAVDIVVNAKMRRVSVCGATETLLVDRAAAERLLVPVARALTAAGCAMRGDAEAMALVPGMEAAEEADWSTEYLAPMLSVRIVDGLDQAIAHIATYGSGHTEAIVAEEAWAAAAFQQAVDSAIVLWNASTQFADGGEFGFGGEIGISTSRLHARGPVGAEQLTSFKYLVTGTGQTRA is encoded by the coding sequence ATGAGCGATATCGACACCGACATGCTGGCCATGGGGCGGCGCGCGCGGGCGGCGGCGGCGGCGGTCCGCACCGCCCCGGCCGAGGTGCGCAGCCGCGCCCTGTCGGCGGCCGCCCGGTCCCTGCGCGCCCGTGCCGATGCAATCCTGTCCGCCAATCAGCGCGACATCGACCGGGCCCGGACGAACGGCATGGGCGAGGCCATGCTGGACCGGCTGGCCCTGACGCCGGCCCGCATCGCCGCCATGGCCGACGGCGTCGACGCGGTCGCCGCCTTCGCCGATCCGCTGGGCGTCGTCACCGAGCGCTGGACCCGGCCGAACGGGCTGGCCTTCCAGCGGGTGCGGACACCGCTCGGCGTGCTGGCCATCATCTATGAGAGCCGGCCCAATGTGACGGCCGACGCCGCCGCCCTGTCGATCCGGGCGGGCAATGTGGCCATCCTGCGCTGCGGGTCCGACTGTCTGGAAAGCTCGCGCGCCATCCACCGGGCGATGGTCGAGGGCCTGGCCGAGGCCGGGCTGCCGGTCGATGCGGTTCAGCTGGTGGATACGCCGGACCGCGCCGCCGTCGGTGCCCTGCTGACGGGGCTTGAGGGCCATATCGACCTGCTGATCCCGCGCGGTGGCAAGAGTCTGGTGGCGCGGGTGCAGGCGGATGCGCGGGTGCCGGTGCTGGGGCATCTGGAGGGGCTGAACCACACCTATCTGCACGCCTCGGCCGATCCGGCGATGGCGGTGGACATCGTGGTCAACGCCAAGATGCGGCGCGTCTCGGTCTGCGGCGCGACCGAGACTCTGCTGGTCGACCGCGCGGCGGCGGAGCGGCTTCTGGTGCCGGTGGCCCGGGCCCTGACGGCGGCGGGCTGTGCCATGCGGGGCGATGCGGAGGCCATGGCCCTGGTGCCCGGCATGGAAGCCGCCGAGGAGGCCGACTGGTCGACGGAGTATCTGGCACCCATGCTGTCGGTGCGGATCGTGGACGGTCTGGATCAGGCCATCGCGCATATCGCCACCTATGGATCGGGCCACACCGAGGCGATCGTGGCCGAAGAGGCCTGGGCCGCCGCCGCCTTCCAGCAGGCGGTCGACAGCGCCATCGTGCTGTGGAACGCCTCGACCCAGTTCGCCGACGGCGGAGAGTTCGGCTTCGGCGGCGAGATCGGCATCTCGACCTCTCGCCTGCACGCGCGGGGGCCGGTGGGGGCCGAACAGCTGACCAGCTTCAAATATCTGGTGACCGGCACGGGCCAGACGCGGGCCTAG
- a CDS encoding aldehyde dehydrogenase family protein: MTAAADARLILTHLGVAETAFATDGLPTRSPIDGSTGASVRIANPSDVDTALSATTAAFEAWRRVPAPRRGELVRLLGEELRIAKADLAMLVTLEAGKITSEGLGEVQEMIDICDFAVGLSRQLYGLTLPSERPGHHMRETWQPLGPVAVISAFNFPVAVWAWNAALALVCGDPVIWKPSEKTPLTALAVHAVARRALARFGDAPEGLLQLLIGGRDVGEALVADPRVALVSATGSTRMGRAVATTVAGRLGRSLLELGGNNAMIVTPSADMDMAVRAIAFSAVGTCGQRCTTLRRLLVHEDVAEALIARLASAYASLPIGDPRTPATLVGPLIDEEAAKGFDAALAQAVAEGGEIVVGGTRVEGSYVRPAIVRMPSQSAVVRHETFAPILYVLTWRDFGEAVAMQNAVPQGLSSCVFTDSVREAEAFLSAWGSDCGIANVNIGPSGAEIGGAFGGEKDTGGGRESGSDAWKSYMRRQTQTVNFSADLPLAQGVTFEV, encoded by the coding sequence ATGACCGCCGCCGCTGATGCCCGCCTGATCCTGACCCATCTGGGCGTAGCTGAAACCGCCTTCGCGACCGACGGGCTGCCGACCCGCTCTCCGATCGACGGCTCGACGGGCGCATCGGTGCGCATCGCCAACCCCTCCGACGTCGACACTGCCCTGTCGGCAACCACCGCGGCCTTCGAGGCCTGGCGACGCGTGCCGGCGCCGCGTCGGGGTGAGCTGGTCCGGCTGCTGGGCGAGGAACTTCGCATCGCCAAAGCCGACCTGGCCATGCTGGTCACGCTTGAGGCCGGCAAGATCACCTCCGAGGGTCTGGGCGAGGTGCAGGAGATGATCGACATCTGCGATTTCGCGGTCGGGCTGTCGCGCCAGCTCTATGGTCTGACCCTGCCCAGCGAACGCCCCGGCCACCATATGCGCGAGACCTGGCAGCCGCTGGGTCCGGTCGCGGTGATCTCGGCGTTCAACTTTCCGGTCGCCGTCTGGGCCTGGAACGCGGCGCTCGCCCTGGTCTGCGGGGATCCGGTCATCTGGAAGCCGTCGGAGAAGACGCCGCTGACGGCCCTGGCCGTCCATGCGGTTGCCCGGCGGGCGCTGGCGCGGTTCGGGGACGCACCGGAGGGTCTATTGCAACTGCTGATCGGCGGCCGCGACGTGGGCGAGGCGCTGGTGGCCGATCCGCGCGTGGCCCTGGTGTCCGCGACCGGATCGACCCGGATGGGCCGGGCGGTGGCGACGACGGTGGCGGGACGGCTGGGCCGGTCGCTGCTGGAGCTGGGCGGCAACAACGCCATGATCGTCACCCCGTCCGCCGATATGGACATGGCGGTGCGGGCCATCGCCTTTTCCGCCGTGGGGACCTGCGGCCAGCGTTGCACGACCCTGCGCCGCCTGCTGGTCCACGAGGACGTGGCCGAGGCCCTGATCGCGCGGCTGGCATCCGCCTACGCCAGCCTCCCCATCGGCGACCCGCGCACGCCCGCCACCCTGGTCGGACCCCTGATCGACGAGGAGGCGGCGAAGGGCTTCGACGCGGCCCTGGCCCAGGCGGTCGCCGAGGGCGGCGAGATCGTGGTCGGCGGGACGCGGGTGGAGGGCAGCTACGTCCGCCCCGCCATCGTCCGGATGCCTTCCCAGAGTGCGGTCGTCCGGCACGAGACCTTCGCGCCGATCCTCTATGTCCTGACCTGGCGCGACTTCGGCGAGGCGGTGGCGATGCAGAACGCGGTCCCGCAGGGCCTGTCGAGCTGCGTCTTCACCGACAGTGTCCGCGAGGCCGAGGCCTTCCTGTCGGCCTGGGGCTCGGACTGCGGCATCGCCAACGTCAACATCGGCCCCTCGGGGGCCGAGATCGGCGGGGCCTTCGGCGGGGAGAAGGACACCGGCGGCGGGCGCGAAAGCGGCTCGGACGCCTGGAAATCCTATATGCGCCGCCAGACCCAGACGGTGAATTTCTCGGCCGATCTGCCCCTGGCCCAGGGCGTGACGTTCGAGGTTTGA
- the proB gene encoding glutamate 5-kinase, with the protein MTASPPATAADALRHARRVVVKVGSSLVVDGESRAAALPWLAGLAEDIAALRASKRSVIVVSSGAVALGRGRLGLEKNARLDEKQAAAAVGQSLLMQAWEAALASRGMTTAQVLLTRDDTERRRRWLNARATLEALLKLGVVPVVNENDTVATEEIRYGDNDRLAARTAQLARADLLVLLSDVDGLYTADPRRNPDASHLDRIDALTPDILAMAGGANAEASVGTGGMATKLEAARIARSAGCATLIVSGLVTRPLAAVTGGARATLITAPASPMQAYKSWIAGSLEPAGTIEIDAGAASALAGGRSLLASGVRRIEGRFDRGDSVRVLSAGTAVGVGLAAYSAEEMTLILGRHSGEIEAIVGYKGPGVAIHRDDLVLSG; encoded by the coding sequence GTGACTGCCTCCCCGCCTGCCACCGCCGCCGACGCCCTTCGCCATGCCCGCCGCGTGGTGGTCAAGGTCGGCTCCTCGCTGGTGGTCGATGGAGAAAGCCGCGCGGCCGCCCTGCCCTGGCTGGCGGGTCTGGCCGAGGACATCGCGGCGCTGCGGGCCAGCAAGCGATCCGTCATCGTCGTCTCGTCCGGGGCCGTGGCGCTGGGGCGTGGGCGTCTGGGGCTGGAGAAGAACGCACGGCTGGATGAGAAGCAGGCCGCGGCGGCGGTGGGCCAGTCCCTGCTGATGCAGGCGTGGGAGGCGGCGCTGGCCTCTCGCGGGATGACGACGGCGCAGGTCCTGCTGACGCGCGACGACACCGAACGCCGCCGCCGCTGGCTCAATGCGCGGGCGACGCTGGAGGCCCTGCTGAAGCTGGGCGTCGTGCCCGTGGTCAACGAGAACGACACCGTCGCCACCGAGGAAATCCGATACGGCGACAACGACCGGCTGGCCGCGCGGACGGCCCAGCTGGCGCGGGCGGATCTGCTGGTCCTGCTGTCGGATGTGGATGGTCTGTACACGGCCGATCCGAGGCGGAACCCCGATGCCAGCCATCTGGACCGGATCGACGCCCTGACGCCGGACATCCTGGCCATGGCGGGTGGGGCCAATGCGGAGGCCTCCGTCGGCACGGGCGGGATGGCGACCAAGCTGGAGGCGGCGCGGATCGCGCGGTCGGCGGGTTGCGCGACCCTGATCGTCTCGGGCCTGGTGACGCGTCCGTTGGCGGCGGTGACAGGGGGCGCACGGGCGACGCTGATCACCGCGCCAGCCAGTCCGATGCAGGCCTACAAATCATGGATCGCGGGCAGTCTGGAACCCGCAGGCACAATCGAGATCGACGCCGGCGCGGCCAGTGCCCTGGCAGGGGGACGCAGTCTGCTGGCCTCGGGCGTGCGCCGGATCGAGGGACGCTTCGACCGCGGCGACAGCGTGCGGGTGCTGAGCGCGGGCACGGCCGTCGGCGTCGGACTGGCGGCCTATTCGGCCGAGGAGATGACCCTGATCCTCGGCCGTCACTCGGGCGAGATCGAAGCCATCGTGGGCTACAAGGGTCCCGGCGTGGCCATTCACCGCGACGATCTGGTGCTGAGCGGATGA
- a CDS encoding EF-hand domain-containing protein, translated as MSSLLGAQEHGHRRASDVIDAADTNGDGTVSLDELAASLRADPASLTDAFARVDGDDDGQITADELEAGLQAAHGHRGPPPPPPLSASDLASSILASSDTDGGGSLSLSEITASLGQDDSKGLSDVFAGLDTNGDGGLGVEELTTAVEASFARQMAAYTANGTGERSSIRVAA; from the coding sequence ATGTCGTCCCTGCTGGGGGCCCAGGAACATGGCCACCGCCGGGCCTCGGATGTCATCGACGCGGCGGACACCAATGGTGACGGCACGGTCAGTCTTGACGAACTGGCGGCGTCTCTCCGCGCTGACCCGGCCTCGCTGACCGACGCCTTCGCCCGGGTGGACGGCGACGACGACGGCCAGATCACTGCCGACGAACTGGAAGCGGGACTCCAGGCGGCTCATGGCCACCGTGGGCCGCCACCTCCGCCTCCGCTTTCGGCGTCGGACCTCGCGTCCAGCATCCTGGCCTCGAGCGACACGGACGGCGGCGGATCGTTGAGCCTCAGCGAGATCACCGCGTCGCTGGGCCAGGACGACAGCAAGGGCCTTTCGGACGTCTTTGCCGGGCTGGATACAAACGGCGACGGCGGTCTGGGCGTCGAAGAGCTGACGACGGCGGTCGAGGCCTCCTTCGCCCGGCAAATGGCGGCCTATACAGCCAACGGAACAGGCGAGAGGTCGTCCATCCGGGTCGCAGCCTGA
- a CDS encoding retropepsin-like aspartic protease translates to MNRRDLLTRAALLAGGLGGAWWLRDNVLWRHPVVSFGPDGTSGWMPYDAPYAATPTALVTIAGQTVRALIDSGAQYSVIDSGLFDALGLTRAFDLPLVAYGVGGGAQMGRGTTLQIALGGMRIADLRAAILALGPLAMREGLSAPLILGQDVLGETVLELDTAGRRLRFHSRTGHVLPTDVLPVLVGKSRGALETEVTVEGARVQAVIDTGASALIALGRETAQDAGLLDGRPVRRGSSIVLGGAIASQLVRARTVTVGDQLYRDVETAIYADVALPGFPKALIGMEAFEGRRLVIDLGGTALHTSRPMDLTVG, encoded by the coding sequence ATGAACCGTCGTGACCTCCTGACCCGGGCTGCGCTGCTCGCCGGTGGGCTGGGCGGGGCCTGGTGGCTGCGCGACAACGTCCTGTGGCGCCATCCGGTCGTGAGCTTCGGCCCCGACGGAACCAGCGGCTGGATGCCCTATGACGCCCCGTATGCCGCGACGCCGACCGCGCTCGTCACCATCGCCGGCCAGACGGTCCGGGCCCTGATCGATTCAGGAGCCCAGTATTCGGTCATCGACAGTGGCCTGTTCGACGCCCTGGGCCTGACCCGGGCCTTCGACCTGCCGCTGGTGGCCTATGGCGTGGGCGGCGGGGCCCAGATGGGCCGGGGCACCACGCTGCAGATCGCGCTCGGCGGCATGCGGATCGCCGACCTGCGGGCGGCCATCCTGGCGCTGGGTCCCCTCGCCATGCGCGAGGGCCTGTCCGCCCCGCTGATCCTCGGTCAGGATGTTCTGGGCGAAACGGTGCTGGAGCTGGACACGGCAGGGCGGCGGCTGCGCTTTCACTCGCGAACCGGTCACGTCCTGCCGACCGATGTCCTGCCCGTCCTTGTGGGCAAGTCGCGCGGGGCCCTGGAGACCGAGGTCACGGTAGAGGGCGCGCGGGTTCAGGCGGTCATCGACACCGGTGCCTCGGCCCTGATCGCGCTGGGACGCGAGACGGCGCAGGACGCGGGCCTGCTGGACGGCCGTCCCGTGCGGCGCGGGTCCAGCATCGTGCTGGGCGGCGCCATCGCCTCACAGCTCGTCCGTGCCCGGACGGTCACCGTCGGCGACCAGCTGTACCGCGATGTGGAGACCGCCATCTATGCCGACGTCGCTCTGCCGGGCTTCCCCAAGGCGCTGATCGGTATGGAGGCGTTCGAGGGGCGACGCCTGGTCATCGACCTCGGCGGCACAGCGCTGCACACCTCCCGGCCCATGGATCTGACAGTTGGCTAG
- a CDS encoding CBS domain-containing protein, with amino-acid sequence MKIKDMMSRDVQVARSADPIQEVAARMGAGNFGFLPVSDGDTLIGTITDRDIAVRGTGQGKPGAAPVSEVMTAGATTVLDSDDLKSALDLMASGQIRRLPVLDRHGKLVGVVSLGDLSARVKATSIGVALETISASA; translated from the coding sequence GTGAAGATCAAGGATATGATGAGCAGGGACGTGCAGGTCGCCCGCTCCGCCGATCCGATCCAGGAGGTCGCGGCGCGCATGGGCGCGGGGAACTTCGGCTTCCTGCCCGTGTCGGACGGCGACACCCTGATCGGCACCATCACCGATCGCGACATCGCCGTGCGCGGAACGGGTCAGGGCAAGCCGGGAGCGGCACCGGTCAGCGAGGTGATGACCGCCGGGGCGACCACCGTGCTCGACAGCGACGACCTGAAGTCCGCACTGGACCTGATGGCTTCCGGCCAGATCCGCCGGCTGCCCGTACTGGACCGGCACGGGAAGCTCGTTGGCGTGGTGTCGCTGGGTGACCTGTCGGCGCGTGTGAAGGCGACATCCATCGGCGTGGCGCTGGAGACGATCTCGGCGTCGGCATGA
- a CDS encoding neutral zinc metallopeptidase has product MRWRGGERGGGNIEDRRGVGGGTIAGGGIGVIVLSLIGYFVFGIDPSTTQQVASQFGGASASQEGTQGTPEDQAGQFVDIVGGNINQVWASKIDGYTPPDNIVIYTQGTPTGCGFGQSAMGPFYCPADNKVYLDLSFWEEMETQLGASGADFARAYVLAHEIGHHVQTLTGASQRVERAQARASDEAEANQYSVGLELQADCYAGVWAANAASVSGGEVAVEQGDLEEGLKTASAIGDDTLQRRSGGQVNPDGFTHGTSAQRVDALRRGYRSGDPAACDSYTDI; this is encoded by the coding sequence ATGCGCTGGCGGGGTGGTGAACGCGGTGGCGGCAATATCGAGGATCGACGCGGTGTCGGTGGCGGGACCATCGCGGGCGGAGGGATCGGCGTCATCGTCCTGAGCCTGATCGGCTATTTCGTCTTCGGCATCGATCCGTCCACGACCCAACAGGTCGCCAGCCAGTTCGGTGGGGCGAGCGCCAGTCAGGAAGGCACCCAGGGCACGCCCGAGGATCAGGCCGGGCAGTTCGTGGACATCGTCGGCGGCAACATCAACCAGGTCTGGGCCTCGAAGATCGACGGCTATACGCCACCCGACAACATCGTCATCTACACCCAGGGTACCCCGACGGGCTGTGGCTTCGGCCAGTCGGCGATGGGGCCCTTCTACTGCCCGGCGGACAACAAGGTCTATCTGGACCTGTCGTTCTGGGAAGAGATGGAGACCCAGCTGGGGGCCTCCGGGGCCGACTTCGCCCGCGCCTATGTCCTGGCCCATGAGATCGGTCACCATGTCCAGACCCTGACCGGGGCCTCGCAGCGCGTCGAACGGGCCCAGGCCCGCGCTTCGGACGAGGCCGAGGCGAACCAGTATTCGGTCGGGCTGGAGCTCCAGGCCGACTGCTACGCCGGGGTCTGGGCCGCCAATGCCGCGTCGGTGTCCGGCGGGGAGGTCGCGGTCGAACAGGGCGATCTGGAAGAGGGTCTGAAGACCGCCTCGGCCATCGGCGACGACACCCTGCAGCGCCGTTCGGGTGGACAGGTGAACCCCGACGGCTTCACCCACGGCACCTCGGCCCAGCGGGTCGACGCCCTGCGGCGCGGATACAGGTCCGGCGATCCGGCAGCCTGCGACAGCTATACCGACATCTGA
- a CDS encoding class I SAM-dependent methyltransferase: MAIADPSTFILTHTRLQAVPHTPEIQLWLADEITPIWRMTEEELGELGLPPPFWAFAWSGGQGLARWVLDTPAEVAGRSVLDFATGSGLVGIAAMKAGAARVLCADIDPFCGAAVALNARANGVEVAFTDTDLLDADPPPVDVICAGDVCYEKPMTDRVLHWLGRARRQGTRVLIGDPHRTYFPKTGLDLLAEYQVPTTRELEDFAIKRSSVWAMP; encoded by the coding sequence ATGGCCATCGCCGATCCATCCACCTTCATCCTGACCCACACCCGATTGCAGGCCGTGCCGCATACGCCGGAGATCCAGCTGTGGCTGGCCGACGAGATCACGCCGATCTGGCGCATGACGGAGGAAGAGCTGGGCGAACTGGGCCTGCCGCCGCCGTTCTGGGCCTTCGCCTGGTCGGGCGGACAGGGGCTGGCCCGCTGGGTGCTGGATACGCCCGCCGAGGTCGCGGGGCGGTCGGTGCTGGATTTCGCCACCGGATCGGGACTGGTCGGGATCGCGGCGATGAAGGCGGGGGCGGCCCGTGTCCTGTGCGCGGACATCGATCCGTTCTGCGGCGCGGCGGTCGCGCTGAACGCCCGGGCCAATGGCGTGGAGGTGGCCTTTACCGACACGGACCTTCTGGACGCCGATCCGCCGCCGGTCGACGTCATTTGCGCGGGCGACGTCTGCTATGAGAAGCCGATGACCGATCGGGTGCTTCACTGGCTGGGGCGGGCGCGGCGACAGGGCACGCGCGTCCTGATCGGCGATCCCCACCGGACCTATTTTCCGAAGACCGGGCTCGACCTGCTGGCCGAGTACCAGGTCCCGACCACGCGCGAGCTGGAGGATTTCGCTATCAAGCGCTCCAGCGTCTGGGCCATGCCCTGA